In Mesorhizobium sp. M9A.F.Ca.ET.002.03.1.2, the DNA window GGCCTCATCATCGGCGCCAGCGAGAAGCTGGCCGAGGTCTATCTCGGCCCGTTCGTCGGCGGCGGCATCGAGGGCTGGTTCGCCTATGCGCTGGCGCTGGTGGTGCTTTTGGTGCGCCCCTCCGGCCTGTTTGGCCAGAAAACCGTCGAAAGGGTCTGAACCATGGCCGTGCAAGCGCTCGACGCCGCAAGGCTTCCAGTCGACTGGGTGAAACTCGTTCAGAAGCTGGCATTGCCGACCGCCCTGTTCGTCGTCGCCTACGGCGTGGTCCCTGCCTATGCTTCGGGCTATCTGGTCGAGGCGATCCTGCTGCCATTCCTGGCGCTCAGCCTGGCGGCGGTCGGCCTCAATCTGCTGACCGGCTATTGCGGCCAGCTCTCGCTTGGCTCTTCCGCCTTCATGACGGTGGGCGCGTTCGCCGCCTACAATTTCAACCTCAGGGTCGAAGGCCTGCCGCTGGCGGGGACCATGATCCTGGCCGGAATTTCCGCCGCCGGCTTCGGCGTCGTGTTCGGCCTGCCCAGTCTCAGGCTGCGCGGCTTCTACCTCGCCGTCTCGACGCTCGCCGCCCAGTTCTTCGTGCAATGGGCGCTGACCAAGTTCGGCTGGTTCTCCAACGACAACCCGTCCGGGGTGATCTCGGCGCCGCACCTGGCCGTCGCCGGTCTTTCGCTCGACAGCGCGACCGGCCGCTATTTGCTTTCGGTCACCACGGTCATGGTGCTGACGGCCCTCGTCTGGCGCTTGGTCAACAGCGCGACCGGTCGCAACTTCATCGCCGTGCGGGACAACGAAACCGCCGCACGCGTCATCGGTGTGCCGGTGCTGCGAACCAAGCTTCTGGCGTTCGCCATCTCGTCGTTCATCATCGGTATCGCCGGCGTGCTGTGGGCCTTCACCTATCTGCGCACCGTCGAGCCGGCAGGCTTCAATCTCGACCGCTCATTCCAGATCCTGTTCATCATCATCATCGGCGGGCTGGCCTCGATCCGTGGCGCGTTTTTGGGTGCGGCGTTCATCGTTGTCCTCCCGCTCTTTCTGTCCCGGCTCGGCGCCTTCCTGTTCGGCGGCCTGTTCGATTCGGGCGTTCTCGACATGAGCCAGCGCATCGTGCTCGGCGCCCTTATCATCATCTTCCTCATCGCGGAACCGAGCGGGCTGTCGGCCCTCTTCGACCGCCTCAAACGACGGATCGGCTCAAGGTCCAGCTGATTGCCGCTCAACTTCCTCCTCCGCTCGGACCAACCCATCAGGAGACGTAAGCAATGACCTTCTTCAGTCACCTAAGAAAAGCGGCGATCGCCACGGCCTTCGTGCTCGGCGCGACGGCGGTTCACGCCGAAGAACAATACTTTCCCCTGCAGAGCTACCGTGTCGGTCCGTATGCGGCCGGCGGAACCGGCTTTTTCGGTGGCTTCATCGACTATCTCAACCTGATCAACATCCGCGACGGCGGCGTCAATGGCGTCAAGCTGGCCTGGAGCGAAGGCGAGACGCAATATGAGGTCGAGAAGGGCGTCGAGGTGTATGAACGGTTGAAGAGCAATCCCGGGATCGCTGCCTGGAATCCACTCTCGGTCGGCATCGCCTATGCCATGATCGATCGCATCACCGACGACAAGGTGCCGCTGATCACCATCAACCACGGCCGCACAGACACGACCGACGGGCGGGTGTTCCCTTACGTCTTCCCGCTGCTGCTCAATCCTTACAGCGAGACCTCCGGCATCGTGAACTACATCGCGTCCAAGGAAGGAGGCCTCGACAAGCTCAAGGGCAAGAACATCGTCGTGCTCTATCACGGCTCGCCCTATGGGAAGGAGACGATCCCGATCTATGAGCTGCTGTCGCAGAAATACGGCTTCGAGCTGTCGCAGATC includes these proteins:
- a CDS encoding branched-chain amino acid ABC transporter permease, whose product is MAVQALDAARLPVDWVKLVQKLALPTALFVVAYGVVPAYASGYLVEAILLPFLALSLAAVGLNLLTGYCGQLSLGSSAFMTVGAFAAYNFNLRVEGLPLAGTMILAGISAAGFGVVFGLPSLRLRGFYLAVSTLAAQFFVQWALTKFGWFSNDNPSGVISAPHLAVAGLSLDSATGRYLLSVTTVMVLTALVWRLVNSATGRNFIAVRDNETAARVIGVPVLRTKLLAFAISSFIIGIAGVLWAFTYLRTVEPAGFNLDRSFQILFIIIIGGLASIRGAFLGAAFIVVLPLFLSRLGAFLFGGLFDSGVLDMSQRIVLGALIIIFLIAEPSGLSALFDRLKRRIGSRSS